A part of Anaerotignum faecicola genomic DNA contains:
- a CDS encoding shikimate kinase, with amino-acid sequence MEKELTCLRSIIADCDERITAALKTRMECIEGIITYKRENGLPVLQPEQEKKQLERVAAEVAGTIFEEEILHIFEGIIENSKRIQAKTLFDKNILLIGFMGAGKSTVSAKLSELLAMEIMEMDAHIQEKEGMSIKEIFAVNGEEYFRNCESNTLIELREKKHMVVSCGGGVPLREKNVELMKNSGYVVWLTATPEAIYDRVKDSTERPLLNGNMNVPFIQNLMESRREKYERAADIVIDTTGKEIESICEELLQKLSALRK; translated from the coding sequence ATGGAAAAAGAGCTTACCTGCCTGAGAAGCATTATTGCGGATTGCGATGAGCGCATCACCGCCGCACTGAAAACCAGAATGGAATGTATCGAAGGCATCATTACATACAAAAGAGAAAACGGTCTGCCCGTTTTGCAGCCGGAGCAGGAGAAAAAGCAGCTGGAACGGGTTGCCGCTGAGGTAGCAGGTACCATATTTGAGGAGGAAATCCTGCATATCTTCGAGGGCATTATCGAAAACAGCAAGCGGATTCAGGCGAAAACGCTGTTTGATAAAAATATCCTGCTCATCGGCTTCATGGGTGCAGGCAAAAGCACTGTTTCCGCCAAGCTGAGCGAGCTTCTGGCAATGGAAATCATGGAAATGGATGCCCATATTCAGGAAAAGGAGGGCATGAGCATCAAGGAAATCTTCGCAGTCAACGGGGAGGAATATTTCCGCAACTGCGAAAGCAATACCCTCATCGAATTACGCGAGAAAAAGCACATGGTTGTCTCCTGCGGCGGCGGTGTACCCCTCAGAGAGAAAAACGTGGAGCTGATGAAAAACAGCGGCTATGTGGTCTGGCTGACGGCAACGCCCGAAGCCATCTACGATAGAGTAAAGGACAGCACAGAGCGTCCTCTTTTAAATGGCAATATGAACGTGCCCTTTATTCAAAACCTGATGGAAAGCCGCAGAGAAAAATACGAAAGAGCGGCAGATATCGTGATTGATACTACCGGAAAGGAAATTGAGTCGATTTGTGAGGAACTGCTGCAAAAGCTTTCCGCACTAAGAAAATAA
- a CDS encoding MFS transporter yields MNQKKYYPTAVALYITYFILGIAVTIMGQYKQSFAAMWGANQLADGSFDVSKVMAIIAAVGLGRLIAFPFAGPFSDKYGRRLSALVGVVFFAIFFIGITFTHSTVLAYILMICSGMANSFLDTSITPSCMEIFKENGAIANLFTKFAISMAQFLLPFLITFVAARDMSFRTLYFLAAGIIIVDGIFLAILPFPPKEEAPKAADGTVEKRKMKLTPSAILLVCIGFTASTTFMLFMNCNQELGKLYGMTNPSMIQSFYSAGIICAVLLTAALMKKGLKPIRVLVIYPCVAFCALLLMYFVQIPQICMIGGFLIGYFAAGGVLQLATSTANEMFPRDKGKITAVVMIASSIANYAVLNVASLLSKVGGVQGPRYILLFNAVVTAIGIVFAIILNLRFEKDAQ; encoded by the coding sequence ATGAATCAGAAAAAGTATTATCCTACGGCGGTGGCGTTATACATCACCTACTTCATTCTTGGTATTGCCGTAACGATTATGGGTCAGTATAAGCAAAGTTTTGCAGCCATGTGGGGCGCAAATCAGCTTGCAGACGGCAGCTTCGATGTCAGCAAGGTTATGGCAATCATTGCGGCTGTCGGTCTGGGGCGGTTAATTGCCTTCCCGTTTGCAGGGCCCTTCTCCGATAAATACGGCAGACGACTGAGCGCATTGGTTGGCGTTGTGTTCTTTGCCATCTTCTTTATCGGCATTACCTTTACACACAGCACGGTTTTGGCATACATCCTGATGATTTGCAGCGGCATGGCAAACTCCTTTTTGGATACAAGCATTACGCCCTCCTGCATGGAAATCTTCAAGGAAAACGGTGCGATTGCAAACCTGTTTACAAAATTCGCAATTTCTATGGCACAGTTCCTGCTGCCATTCCTAATCACCTTCGTTGCAGCAAGAGATATGTCCTTCCGCACACTGTATTTCTTGGCGGCAGGCATCATCATCGTAGACGGTATCTTTTTGGCAATTCTGCCCTTCCCTCCCAAGGAGGAGGCACCCAAGGCGGCAGACGGCACTGTGGAAAAGAGAAAAATGAAGCTGACACCCTCCGCAATTTTGCTGGTTTGCATCGGCTTTACGGCATCCACAACCTTCATGCTGTTTATGAACTGCAATCAGGAGCTGGGCAAGCTTTACGGCATGACAAACCCCTCCATGATTCAGTCCTTCTATTCCGCAGGCATCATTTGTGCAGTCCTTCTGACAGCGGCACTGATGAAAAAGGGTCTGAAGCCCATCCGCGTTCTGGTTATCTATCCTTGTGTTGCGTTCTGCGCACTGCTGCTGATGTATTTCGTGCAGATTCCGCAAATTTGTATGATCGGCGGCTTCTTAATCGGCTATTTTGCGGCAGGCGGCGTATTGCAGCTGGCAACCTCTACGGCGAATGAAATGTTCCCCAGAGATAAAGGGAAAATCACAGCAGTTGTTATGATTGCATCCTCCATTGCAAACTATGCGGTGCTGAATGTCGCAAGCCTGCTTTCCAAGGTGGGCGGCGTACAGGGCCCCAGATATATCCTGCTGTTCAATGCAGTGGTAACGGCAATCGGGATTGTGTTTGCCATCATTCTGAACCTGCGCTTTGAAAAGGACGCACAGTAA
- the aroE gene encoding shikimate dehydrogenase, with amino-acid sequence MDISGKTRLFGLIGSPVEHSKSPAMYNYCFDKWKLDYKYLAFDVDKNQTSDAIQAFRTFQMKGANITMPCKQEVLKYLDEISPAARLVGACNTIVNHDGVLTGYITDGEGYIENLRHEGVEVKGKKITLLGAGGVSSAIQAQALLDGAREIAVFNKKDAFWEKAVAKAAEYQKAFPSQKITVYDMDDAERLAAEIRTSDILSNATRVGMHPLENISIITDHSLFRKELVVTDVVYEPEKTKLLQDAEAAGCKTVGGLGMLIYQGAAAAKLYTGLDMPVEEVKEKFFKK; translated from the coding sequence ATGGATATTTCAGGAAAAACAAGGCTTTTCGGGTTAATCGGTTCTCCCGTAGAACATTCAAAATCCCCTGCCATGTATAATTATTGCTTTGATAAGTGGAAATTGGATTATAAGTATCTTGCGTTTGATGTAGACAAAAATCAGACATCGGATGCCATCCAAGCCTTCCGTACCTTTCAAATGAAGGGGGCAAACATCACGATGCCCTGTAAGCAGGAGGTACTCAAGTATCTGGATGAAATTTCCCCGGCGGCACGTCTGGTCGGCGCGTGCAACACCATTGTGAACCACGACGGTGTTCTGACAGGCTACATCACAGACGGCGAGGGCTACATTGAAAACCTGCGCCACGAGGGCGTAGAGGTCAAGGGAAAGAAAATTACCCTTTTGGGGGCAGGCGGTGTTTCCTCCGCCATTCAGGCACAGGCATTGCTGGACGGCGCAAGAGAGATTGCCGTTTTTAATAAGAAGGATGCCTTCTGGGAGAAGGCGGTTGCGAAGGCGGCGGAATATCAGAAGGCCTTTCCTTCTCAGAAGATTACGGTATACGATATGGACGATGCCGAAAGGCTGGCAGCGGAAATCCGCACAAGCGATATCCTTTCCAATGCCACAAGGGTTGGGATGCACCCCTTGGAGAATATCAGCATCATCACAGACCACTCCTTGTTCCGTAAGGAGCTGGTAGTCACCGATGTGGTCTATGAGCCCGAAAAAACAAAGCTTTTACAGGATGCCGAAGCGGCAGGCTGCAAAACAGTCGGCGGTCTGGGGATGCTCATCTATCAGGGCGCAGCGGCAGCAAAGCTGTATACCGGCTTGGATATGCCTGTAGAAGAGGTCAAGGAAAAATTTTTCAAAAAATAA
- a CDS encoding LysR family transcriptional regulator, whose protein sequence is MNLYQLRYFVTLAETKHFGKAAERLCIAQPSLSHAIAQLEAELGVVLFERKNRSSTLTKEGLQFLSYVEKSLEILDNGISSMAHISRGEGCIELGFLRTLGLSLIPELANGFLQEQRDKHIQFKFYTDVTQPLLQGLKDEKYDMVFCTQLENEKTIEFIPVSKQDLVLIVPRNHPLANRYTVDLTETLPYPHVYFAEKSGLRIVIDRLFEKIGKRPNIAYEIQEDQVIAGLVAQGFGIAVVPYMEELLRLNVKIIQISYPYWERNFYMATLKDRYLPPVVQRFKQFVITHCRV, encoded by the coding sequence ATGAATCTGTATCAGCTGCGCTATTTTGTCACGCTGGCGGAAACGAAGCACTTCGGCAAGGCAGCGGAGCGTCTGTGTATTGCACAGCCAAGTCTGAGCCATGCCATCGCACAGCTGGAGGCGGAGCTTGGGGTAGTGCTTTTTGAACGCAAAAACCGCTCCTCCACGCTAACCAAGGAGGGACTGCAATTCCTTTCCTATGTGGAAAAATCCTTGGAAATCCTCGATAACGGCATTTCATCCATGGCGCATATCTCTCGTGGGGAGGGCTGTATTGAGCTTGGCTTTCTGCGTACCTTGGGGCTTTCTCTCATTCCGGAGCTGGCAAACGGCTTTTTACAGGAGCAGAGGGACAAGCACATCCAGTTCAAGTTCTACACAGACGTGACACAGCCGCTTTTGCAGGGCCTAAAGGATGAAAAATACGACATGGTTTTCTGCACACAGCTGGAAAACGAGAAAACCATTGAATTTATCCCTGTTTCCAAGCAGGATTTAGTCCTCATCGTGCCGAGAAATCACCCTCTGGCGAACCGCTACACCGTTGACCTGACGGAAACCCTGCCCTATCCGCATGTTTATTTTGCGGAAAAATCGGGTCTGCGCATCGTCATTGACCGTCTGTTTGAAAAAATCGGAAAACGTCCGAATATTGCTTACGAGATTCAGGAGGATCAGGTAATCGCAGGGCTGGTAGCGCAGGGGTTTGGCATTGCCGTTGTGCCTTACATGGAGGAGCTGCTGCGGCTGAATGTCAAAATCATCCAGATTTCCTACCCCTATTGGGAGCGAAATTTCTATATGGCAACCCTCAAGGACAGATATCTCCCCCCTGTGGTACAAAGATTTAAGCAGTTCGTGATTACGCATTGCAGGGTATAA
- a CDS encoding ATP-binding protein — translation MWNESSAKPCTRILFLQILLGVLLLGGVFLLAVNEDIATTQRTMVNTVNYVKEQCNRYSRIGLADESKSLMRIVESANQTAHRLEEATRPVSADFLHTCVKDCYVSGILLLDEAGNITAASEAADMAAFVHENLDSEALLNTAQYPEKRYAVRLFCPEGCYLDLAAVQRLDAPGIVVAYYHTPLDYINSFSLSISSLLSGYDPAENGTIVVSSGNEIIASNEESFIGENTDASAVLEEIRAAAVSDRLVSARENGVRYFGLMEHGRDVYVYAYLPQRAVFRTTPENMLFAMVIYLVILAAIRMVRWKTAQSYREEQLAIQKEYTEQLQLKNEQLYAAVEQADRANAAKTSFLSRMSHDIRTPLNGIIGLLEIDEAHAEDHALIRSNQKKMKVAAKHLLSLINDILQMSKLESGEVILSHEIIDLNQLARDILTIMEQRAAEAGITLRYEGGFERMEISRVYGSPLHLRQIFLNIYGNCIKYNKSCGRVETAVSCLGVADGRVTYRWVIRDTGIGMSKDFLQHIFTPFSQERSDSTRQGTGLGMAIVKSLIDEMQGTITIESEEGVGSVFTITLPFEIAAEQPQTEQPAPAKAKDISGLHLLLVEDNALNAEIAAALLADRGVSVELARDGSEAVRMFREAPAGTYAGIIMDIMMPVMDGLTATRAIRALERADAKTIPIIAMTANAFEEDARQCLAAGMNVHLAKPLCMEELVAILARLCA, via the coding sequence ATGTGGAATGAATCCTCTGCAAAGCCCTGCACGCGTATCCTTTTTTTACAGATTTTACTGGGCGTTTTGCTTTTGGGCGGCGTATTTTTGCTTGCCGTAAATGAGGATATCGCTACCACACAGCGCACCATGGTGAATACGGTCAATTATGTGAAGGAGCAGTGTAACCGCTATAGCCGCATTGGGCTTGCGGATGAATCCAAGAGCCTGATGCGGATTGTGGAAAGCGCAAACCAGACGGCGCACCGATTGGAGGAAGCCACAAGGCCTGTCAGTGCGGATTTTCTGCATACCTGTGTGAAGGACTGCTACGTTTCGGGGATTCTGCTTCTGGATGAAGCGGGAAATATTACTGCCGCAAGCGAAGCGGCGGATATGGCAGCTTTCGTGCATGAAAATCTGGATTCCGAAGCCCTGCTGAATACGGCGCAGTATCCCGAAAAGCGCTATGCCGTGCGGCTTTTCTGCCCTGAGGGGTGTTATCTGGATCTGGCGGCAGTACAAAGACTGGATGCACCCGGCATTGTTGTTGCCTATTATCATACACCTCTGGATTATATCAATTCCTTCAGTCTTTCGATTTCCTCGCTTCTTTCGGGCTATGACCCTGCGGAAAACGGGACGATTGTGGTCAGCAGTGGGAATGAAATCATTGCTTCGAATGAGGAAAGCTTCATTGGTGAAAATACGGATGCATCCGCAGTGCTTGAAGAAATCAGAGCCGCCGCCGTAAGCGACAGGCTTGTTTCTGCGAGGGAGAACGGCGTGCGCTATTTTGGGCTGATGGAGCATGGACGGGATGTGTATGTTTATGCTTACCTGCCGCAACGCGCTGTTTTCCGCACCACGCCTGAAAATATGCTTTTCGCCATGGTGATTTATCTTGTTATTCTTGCGGCTATTCGTATGGTGCGCTGGAAAACGGCACAAAGCTATCGAGAAGAGCAGCTTGCCATCCAAAAGGAATATACAGAGCAGCTGCAGCTGAAAAATGAACAGCTTTATGCAGCGGTGGAGCAGGCAGATCGTGCCAATGCCGCAAAGACAAGCTTTCTTTCGCGCATGAGCCACGATATTCGTACGCCCTTAAACGGCATCATCGGTCTGCTGGAAATTGATGAAGCGCATGCGGAGGATCATGCCCTCATCCGTTCTAATCAGAAGAAAATGAAGGTTGCCGCCAAGCATCTGCTTTCTCTCATCAATGATATTTTGCAGATGAGCAAGCTGGAAAGCGGCGAGGTTATCCTTTCCCATGAAATCATTGACTTAAATCAACTGGCGAGGGATATTCTGACCATTATGGAACAGCGTGCCGCGGAAGCAGGCATCACGCTGCGATATGAAGGAGGCTTCGAGCGCATGGAAATCAGCAGAGTCTATGGCAGTCCCCTCCATCTGCGGCAGATTTTCCTGAATATTTATGGCAACTGCATCAAATATAATAAAAGCTGCGGCAGGGTGGAAACGGCTGTCAGCTGTCTTGGCGTTGCGGACGGAAGGGTTACCTATCGTTGGGTTATCCGTGATACGGGTATCGGCATGAGCAAGGACTTTTTACAGCATATCTTCACGCCCTTCTCGCAGGAGCGCAGCGACAGCACCCGTCAGGGAACGGGGCTTGGCATGGCGATTGTGAAAAGCCTGATTGATGAAATGCAGGGAACGATTACGATTGAAAGCGAGGAGGGCGTAGGCTCTGTTTTCACCATCACGCTGCCCTTTGAAATTGCAGCAGAGCAGCCGCAGACAGAACAGCCTGCCCCTGCCAAGGCAAAGGATATCAGCGGTCTGCACCTGCTCTTAGTAGAGGATAATGCGCTGAATGCGGAGATTGCCGCGGCACTTCTTGCTGACCGCGGTGTCAGCGTGGAGCTTGCGAGGGATGGCAGTGAGGCGGTGCGGATGTTCCGTGAAGCGCCTGCCGGCACCTACGCAGGCATCATTATGGATATTATGATGCCTGTGATGGATGGGCTGACCGCAACCAGAGCCATTCGCGCACTGGAACGTGCGGATGCGAAAACCATCCCCATCATTGCCATGACCGCCAATGCCTTTGAGGAGGATGCCCGCCAATGCCTTGCTGCAGGGATGAATGTGCATTTGGCAAAGCCGCTCTGCATGGAGGAGCTGGTTGCCATCTTAGCGCGGCTATGCGCTTAA
- a CDS encoding substrate-binding periplasmic protein: MQKQKIRGMVLAAVVCCVSLSGCGAAEKTAQQTDLPNIIIGSDNYPPYNYENVDGKPTGIDVDLATEAFRRMGYQAVFTYIDWEKKKELVDSGKIDCIWGSFSIDGREEEYRWSAPYMMSRQVVAVNRDSEIKTLADLEGKRIAVQSTTKPEELFLSHTDARLPALREVFSMQNRELIYPCLSKGYADAIAAHETAILQCMSDYKLDYRILEEPLLTVGLGVAFSKQDDRGLEQKLSETFEEMRADGTMEEIIGRYLDENDMGVIADVE, from the coding sequence ATGCAGAAACAGAAAATCAGGGGCATGGTTTTGGCGGCTGTGGTCTGCTGTGTCAGCCTGTCCGGCTGCGGCGCGGCGGAAAAAACGGCACAGCAGACAGATTTGCCGAATATTATCATCGGCAGTGATAATTATCCGCCCTATAATTATGAGAATGTGGACGGCAAACCAACGGGGATAGATGTGGATTTAGCGACAGAAGCCTTTCGACGCATGGGGTATCAGGCGGTGTTTACCTATATCGACTGGGAGAAAAAGAAGGAGCTGGTTGACAGCGGAAAAATCGACTGCATCTGGGGCAGCTTTTCCATCGATGGGCGCGAGGAGGAATACCGTTGGAGTGCGCCCTATATGATGAGCCGTCAGGTGGTGGCAGTCAATCGGGACAGCGAAATAAAAACACTGGCGGATTTGGAGGGCAAGCGCATTGCGGTGCAGTCCACCACAAAGCCGGAGGAGCTTTTTCTTTCGCATACGGATGCAAGGCTTCCTGCTCTGCGCGAGGTGTTTTCCATGCAGAATCGGGAATTGATTTATCCCTGTCTGAGCAAGGGCTATGCGGATGCGATTGCCGCGCACGAAACGGCAATTTTGCAGTGCATGTCCGATTATAAGCTGGATTATCGGATTCTGGAGGAACCGCTGCTGACGGTCGGCTTGGGCGTGGCGTTTTCCAAACAGGATGATCGCGGTCTGGAACAGAAGCTTTCCGAAACCTTTGAAGAAATGCGTGCGGATGGCACGATGGAGGAAATCATCGGGAGGTATCTGGATGAAAATGATATGGGGGTGATTGCAGATGTGGAATGA
- the hydG gene encoding [FeFe] hydrogenase H-cluster radical SAM maturase HydG gives MYPYNPHSQKAEEFINHEEILETLAYAEENKHNIPLIDSIIEKAKLRKGLSHREAMVLLDCDIPEKNEEIYALAKQIKQDFYGNRIVMFAPLYLSNYCVNGCVYCPYHAKNKHIRRKKLTQEEIVREVTALQDMGHKRLALETGEDPVNNPIEYVLESIQTIYSIKHKNGAIRRVNVNIAATTVENYRKLKEAGIGTYILFQETYHKESYERLHPTGPKHDYAYHTEAMDRAMEGGIDDVGIGVLFGLELYRYEFAGLLMHAEHLESVFGVGPHTISVPRIRHADDIDPSAFDNGIDDDTFAKIVACIRVAVPYTGMIVSTRESQESRERVLSLGVSQISGGSSTSVGGYYEKEAEEDNSAQFDVSDNRTLDEIVKWLMDLGYVPSFCTACYREGRTGDRFMSLCKSGQIQNCCLPNALMTLKEYLIDYAAPKTKEIGEKLILEEIKSIPKEKIQEIVRKNLVEIEKGNRDFRF, from the coding sequence ATGTATCCCTACAACCCCCACTCCCAAAAGGCAGAGGAATTCATCAACCACGAGGAAATTCTGGAAACCCTTGCCTATGCAGAGGAAAATAAGCACAACATTCCCTTAATCGACAGCATTATCGAAAAGGCAAAGCTCCGAAAGGGACTTTCTCACAGAGAGGCAATGGTGCTTCTGGACTGCGATATTCCCGAAAAAAACGAAGAAATTTACGCGTTGGCAAAGCAGATTAAGCAGGATTTTTACGGCAACCGTATTGTGATGTTTGCGCCGCTGTATCTTTCCAATTACTGCGTCAACGGCTGTGTATACTGTCCGTACCATGCGAAAAATAAGCACATCCGCAGGAAAAAGCTGACACAGGAGGAAATTGTCAGAGAGGTAACGGCTTTACAGGATATGGGGCATAAGCGTCTGGCACTGGAAACCGGCGAGGACCCCGTCAATAACCCCATTGAATATGTACTGGAAAGCATTCAAACGATTTACAGCATCAAGCATAAAAACGGCGCAATTCGCCGCGTGAATGTCAATATTGCGGCAACAACCGTTGAAAACTATCGTAAACTGAAGGAGGCAGGCATCGGCACCTATATCCTCTTCCAAGAAACCTATCATAAGGAAAGCTATGAACGTCTGCACCCCACAGGCCCTAAGCATGATTATGCCTACCACACCGAAGCGATGGACAGAGCCATGGAGGGCGGCATTGATGATGTCGGGATTGGCGTTTTGTTCGGCTTGGAGCTGTATCGCTATGAATTTGCAGGGCTTTTGATGCACGCAGAGCATCTGGAAAGCGTATTCGGCGTAGGCCCGCACACCATCAGCGTACCCAGAATCCGCCATGCCGACGATATTGACCCCTCCGCCTTCGATAACGGCATTGATGATGATACCTTTGCAAAAATCGTTGCCTGTATCCGTGTTGCCGTTCCCTACACAGGCATGATTGTTTCCACAAGAGAAAGTCAGGAAAGCAGAGAACGTGTGCTGAGCCTTGGGGTATCCCAAATCAGCGGCGGCTCCAGCACGAGTGTCGGCGGCTATTATGAAAAGGAGGCAGAGGAGGATAATTCCGCGCAGTTTGATGTCAGTGATAACCGCACACTGGATGAAATCGTGAAATGGCTGATGGATTTGGGCTATGTCCCCAGCTTCTGCACCGCCTGCTATCGTGAGGGCAGGACGGGCGACCGCTTCATGAGCCTTTGCAAAAGCGGACAGATTCAGAATTGCTGCCTGCCTAATGCGCTGATGACGCTCAAGGAATATCTGATTGACTACGCCGCACCGAAAACAAAGGAAATCGGGGAAAAGCTGATTTTAGAGGAAATCAAATCCATCCCGAAGGAAAAAATTCAGGAGATTGTACGGAAAAATCTGGTTGAAATCGAAAAGGGAAATCGGGATTTCCGCTTCTGA
- the serS gene encoding serine--tRNA ligase has protein sequence MLDIKFVRENPDIVKENIRKKFQDAKLPLVDEVLVLDKENRTIKQEVEALRAQRNKLSKQIGALMAKGEKEEAEKVKAQIGADAERVETLSAREKEVEERIKVIMMTIPNIIDPTVPIGKDDSENVEVERFGEPVVPDFEIPYHTDIMETFDGIDLDSARKVAGNGFYYLMGDIARLHSAVLAYARDFMIGRGFKYCIPPFMIRSNVVTGVMSFAEMDAMMYKIEGEDLYLIGTSEHSMIGKFIDTLNKAEDLPQTLTSYSPCFRKEKGAHGIEERGVYRIHQFEKQEMIVVCNPEEAPMWYDKLWQNTVDLFRSMDIPVRTLECCSGDLADLKVKSVDVEAWSPRQKKYFEVGSCSNLGDAQARRLGIRVQDAEGKKYFAYTLNNTVAAPPRMLIAFLENNLQADGTVNIPEVLWPYMGGTKKLIPNKKK, from the coding sequence ATGTTAGACATTAAATTTGTAAGAGAAAACCCTGATATCGTAAAGGAAAACATCCGCAAAAAATTTCAGGATGCAAAGCTGCCTCTGGTAGATGAGGTTCTGGTGCTGGATAAGGAAAACAGAACCATCAAGCAGGAGGTTGAAGCACTCAGAGCGCAGAGAAATAAGCTTTCCAAGCAGATTGGTGCGCTGATGGCAAAGGGCGAAAAGGAAGAAGCCGAAAAGGTAAAAGCACAGATTGGCGCAGACGCAGAACGCGTAGAAACCCTTTCCGCAAGAGAAAAAGAGGTTGAGGAACGCATCAAGGTTATCATGATGACCATTCCCAACATCATTGATCCAACCGTTCCCATTGGTAAGGATGACAGCGAAAACGTAGAGGTAGAAAGATTCGGCGAACCCGTTGTTCCCGATTTTGAGATTCCTTATCACACAGATATTATGGAAACCTTCGACGGTATCGATCTGGATAGCGCAAGAAAGGTTGCAGGCAATGGCTTCTATTACCTGATGGGCGATATTGCGCGTCTGCATTCCGCAGTTCTGGCTTACGCAAGAGATTTCATGATTGGCAGAGGCTTCAAATATTGTATTCCTCCCTTCATGATTCGTTCCAACGTTGTAACAGGTGTTATGAGCTTTGCGGAAATGGATGCAATGATGTATAAAATCGAAGGCGAAGACCTGTATCTGATTGGTACATCCGAACATTCCATGATTGGTAAATTTATCGATACGCTGAATAAAGCAGAAGACCTGCCGCAGACCCTGACAAGCTATAGCCCTTGCTTCCGTAAGGAAAAAGGCGCACACGGTATTGAAGAAAGAGGCGTTTACCGTATTCACCAGTTTGAAAAACAGGAAATGATTGTTGTATGTAATCCTGAGGAAGCTCCCATGTGGTATGATAAGCTGTGGCAGAACACCGTAGACCTGTTCCGTTCCATGGATATCCCCGTAAGAACACTGGAATGCTGCTCCGGCGATTTGGCTGACCTGAAGGTAAAATCCGTTGACGTTGAGGCTTGGTCTCCCAGACAGAAAAAATACTTTGAAGTCGGTAGCTGCTCCAACCTGGGCGATGCACAGGCAAGAAGACTGGGTATCCGCGTACAGGATGCAGAAGGCAAGAAATACTTCGCTTACACACTGAACAACACCGTTGCAGCACCTCCCCGTATGCTGATTGCTTTCCTTGAAAACAATTTGCAGGCAGATGGTACTGTAAATATCCCTGAAGTTCTGTGGCCTTATATGGGCGGCACAAAGAAGCTGATTCCCAACAAAAAGAAATAA
- a CDS encoding Cof-type HAD-IIB family hydrolase has translation MGYKMVFSDMDGTLLWKGVRVSVENSAAIRKAVDKGVEFVICTGRGVFGVEKHLQELHLLGKKGYVICQNGAAVYDLRDMHLVLKSSFSPSVVQPIAERARALGLELFYYDDRNFMIEKLTDEVKSYCWMMQANPRILQEPTDYAGEFTKCLISGERKNLSALKRYVEKTAGDIFDLFYSSETYLELVKKGVSKGNALAATAQEANVPLAETIAIGDSDNDLSMILQAGLGVAMKNGEAHVKAAADYITERSCEENGVAEVIEKFILK, from the coding sequence ATGGGCTATAAAATGGTATTTTCCGATATGGATGGCACATTATTATGGAAAGGTGTACGGGTTTCTGTGGAAAACTCTGCTGCAATCCGAAAGGCTGTGGATAAAGGCGTGGAGTTTGTCATCTGCACAGGCAGAGGTGTTTTTGGCGTGGAAAAGCATTTGCAGGAATTGCATCTTCTGGGCAAAAAGGGCTATGTCATCTGCCAGAATGGTGCGGCGGTGTATGATTTAAGGGATATGCATCTGGTGCTGAAAAGCAGCTTTTCACCGTCTGTGGTGCAACCAATCGCAGAGCGGGCGAGAGCACTTGGCTTGGAGCTGTTTTACTATGATGATCGCAATTTTATGATTGAAAAATTGACAGACGAGGTGAAATCCTATTGCTGGATGATGCAAGCAAATCCGCGCATTTTGCAGGAGCCGACCGATTATGCGGGCGAGTTTACAAAATGCTTAATCAGCGGAGAGCGGAAAAATCTTTCGGCGCTGAAGCGCTATGTGGAGAAAACGGCAGGGGATATCTTTGATTTGTTTTATTCCTCGGAAACCTATCTGGAGCTGGTGAAAAAAGGCGTAAGCAAGGGCAATGCACTGGCTGCGACTGCGCAGGAGGCAAATGTGCCGCTTGCCGAAACGATTGCCATTGGTGACAGTGATAATGATCTTTCTATGATATTGCAGGCAGGGCTTGGCGTTGCAATGAAAAACGGCGAGGCGCATGTGAAGGCTGCCGCGGATTACATAACGGAGCGAAGCTGTGAGGAAAACGGCGTGGCAGAGGTCATTGAGAAATTTATTCTGAAATAA